Proteins encoded by one window of Streptomyces uncialis:
- a CDS encoding DUF6302 family protein, translating into MTPHAYPHARTSLDWDYHDLRNRLHGPGLIQHGIRITTGRTGGHQPLHRLAVPFGDNRRAGFLALEDYAVHDALRLLADPVRFPHLTLRRREPPMPHPYVITWGAPLPTDPAEAACLLGYHRTGIKEYVAYAVPGGLAYASSNGGGEEVSASSGCSPDVGPD; encoded by the coding sequence ATCACACCCCACGCCTACCCCCACGCCCGCACCAGCCTCGACTGGGACTACCACGACCTCCGCAACCGGCTGCACGGCCCCGGCCTCATCCAGCACGGCATCCGCATCACCACCGGCCGAACCGGCGGCCACCAACCCCTGCACCGGCTCGCCGTCCCGTTCGGCGACAACCGGCGGGCGGGCTTCCTGGCCCTGGAGGACTACGCCGTCCACGACGCCCTGCGCCTCCTCGCCGACCCCGTCCGCTTCCCCCACCTCACGCTCCGACGCCGCGAGCCACCCATGCCCCACCCCTACGTCATCACCTGGGGCGCCCCCCTCCCCACCGACCCCGCCGAAGCCGCCTGTCTGCTCGGATACCACCGGACGGGCATCAAGGAATACGTCGCCTACGCGGTTCCGGGCGGCTTGGCATACGCGTCGAGCAACGGTGGAGGAGAGGAAGTGTCCGCCTCAAGTGGATGTTCTCCCGATGTAGGTCCAGATTGA
- a CDS encoding helix-turn-helix domain-containing protein, with amino-acid sequence MRGLADGLTLEAVAQHLGLGIYAVQSRFEKARRALGCCPHGTGEAVAAAYARGELPLPTRNTRPFELSLAEHTVIRPMAEGRPVQEIAARTHQPLAVARRRVRALWERMGATNRAHAVTQAYALRLVPSDLMPRQHPSRPARRR; translated from the coding sequence GTGAGAGGTCTCGCCGACGGCCTGACCCTGGAGGCCGTCGCCCAGCACCTCGGCCTCGGGATCTACGCCGTGCAGAGCCGCTTCGAGAAGGCCAGGCGCGCCCTGGGCTGCTGTCCGCACGGCACCGGCGAGGCAGTCGCCGCCGCCTACGCGCGAGGCGAGCTCCCACTGCCCACCCGCAACACCCGGCCCTTCGAGCTGTCGCTCGCCGAGCACACGGTGATCCGGCCCATGGCTGAGGGCCGGCCCGTACAGGAGATCGCCGCGCGGACCCACCAGCCCCTCGCGGTCGCGCGGCGTCGAGTGCGGGCCCTCTGGGAGCGGATGGGAGCCACGAACAGGGCGCACGCCGTGACCCAGGCCTACGCCCTGCGCCTCGTCCCCTCCGATCTGATGCCCCGGCAGCACCCCTCTCGGCCCGCCCGCCGCCGTTAG
- a CDS encoding DUF6302 family protein: protein MHDVHLLHAAFPLTVGHAREGYRHIRLAVPVGGHRRAGALRIHPAPDHDVIDILDQLGARVGFPRPRLRRPSQTGIVCVEWGEPVPDEPYAAAHLYGYHPAAAETYARTHTRPTPEGLW from the coding sequence CTGCACGACGTCCACCTGCTCCACGCCGCCTTCCCCCTCACCGTCGGACACGCCAGGGAGGGCTACCGGCACATCCGGCTCGCCGTACCTGTCGGAGGGCACCGCCGGGCCGGCGCCCTCCGGATCCATCCCGCTCCCGACCACGACGTCATCGACATCCTGGACCAGCTCGGCGCGAGGGTCGGATTCCCCCGCCCCCGGCTGCGCCGGCCCAGCCAGACAGGAATCGTGTGCGTCGAGTGGGGCGAACCCGTCCCCGACGAACCGTACGCAGCAGCCCACCTGTACGGATACCACCCCGCCGCAGCCGAGACCTACGCCCGCACCCACACCCGGCCCACACCCGAGGGCCTGTGGTGA
- a CDS encoding nucleotide sugar dehydrogenase, translated as MQVVVAGQGYVGLPLAVRAAEVGHRVVGYDVDTHRVQQLAAGQSYVRDVDSSRLRAVLDSGAYTATGDAAALAGFGIAVITVPTPLRDGVPDLSCIESCARTLGGHLRPGATVVLESTTYPGTTEELLLPILEEVSGLEGGVDFLAGFSPERIGNKRWSFDTPKLVSGIDAASLSAVKAFYDGIFQTTVPVSGTKVAELAKLVENTFRFVNISLVNEMAMLAASLGVNIWEAIDAAATKPFGFTRFTPGPGVGGHCLPIDPMFLSWKAQQELGVPFRFAELAADVNRNMPDYVVRRVVEALGKRGISVSGSRILLLGLTYKYNATDLRNSPSSRVAELLIGLGAEVRGAEPNIPDGDNTELNVPRVDATPDEVAAADAVVLLMDHPRFDLPMIEKCATYVLDCRNRLSGPSVETL; from the coding sequence ATGCAGGTAGTCGTCGCTGGTCAGGGCTACGTAGGGCTTCCTCTGGCCGTACGCGCCGCGGAGGTGGGTCACCGGGTCGTCGGCTACGACGTGGACACACACCGCGTCCAGCAGCTCGCCGCCGGCCAGTCCTACGTGAGGGACGTGGACTCCTCGCGGCTGCGGGCCGTGCTGGACTCCGGGGCCTACACCGCGACCGGCGACGCTGCCGCGCTGGCCGGCTTCGGCATCGCGGTGATCACCGTGCCGACACCGCTGCGGGACGGCGTGCCCGACCTGTCCTGCATCGAGTCCTGCGCCCGGACCCTGGGCGGGCACCTTCGCCCAGGCGCGACGGTGGTCCTGGAGTCCACGACCTATCCCGGGACCACGGAGGAGCTGCTGCTGCCCATCCTGGAAGAGGTGTCGGGCCTTGAGGGCGGGGTGGACTTCCTGGCCGGATTCAGCCCCGAGCGGATCGGGAACAAGCGCTGGTCGTTCGATACGCCGAAGTTGGTATCGGGAATCGACGCCGCATCACTCAGCGCGGTCAAGGCTTTCTACGACGGCATCTTTCAGACCACGGTGCCGGTGTCCGGGACGAAGGTCGCCGAGCTGGCCAAGCTGGTCGAGAACACCTTCCGGTTCGTCAACATCTCCCTGGTCAACGAGATGGCAATGCTAGCTGCTTCCCTCGGCGTGAACATCTGGGAGGCGATCGACGCCGCCGCGACCAAACCCTTCGGATTCACGCGGTTCACCCCGGGGCCGGGAGTCGGCGGACACTGCCTGCCCATTGATCCGATGTTTCTCTCGTGGAAGGCCCAGCAGGAGCTTGGTGTCCCGTTCCGGTTCGCAGAACTCGCCGCCGACGTGAACCGGAACATGCCCGACTACGTCGTCCGGCGCGTCGTGGAAGCACTCGGCAAGCGCGGCATATCCGTCAGCGGATCTCGCATTCTGCTGCTCGGCCTGACCTACAAGTACAACGCCACCGACCTTCGCAATTCCCCTTCGTCACGTGTCGCCGAACTGCTCATCGGTCTCGGCGCAGAGGTCCGCGGCGCCGAACCCAACATCCCGGACGGCGACAACACCGAGTTGAACGTGCCCCGGGTCGATGCGACACCGGACGAGGTAGCCGCCGCTGACGCAGTGGTCCTCCTCATGGATCACCCACGATTCGACCTCCCGATGATCGAGAAGTGTGCGACCTATGTTCTCGACTGCCGCAACCGGCTTTCCGGGCCGAGCGTCGAGACGCTTTAG
- a CDS encoding helix-turn-helix domain-containing protein yields MTLSSSGSVGAVVRAARTMANLTQQQLGELCAIAQSGISRIERGQHVPDAAERRALAKALKLNVPLLGLSTGDDGDTSEVDMLRRDLITATGAIGLASVLPGAPSPTAAPVPWDAVLLRQPHPGRPLTAPQIRTALATVVGYYADAHYAEAADAIPTAVAAADRNAHDHGGRGAAALLTRAYVLATAVAVKERGDLAMITADRAVQAARLSQDPLAAAMAARAQTVVLRQRGHHTQARQVADNALNDLVSEPTARPVIAHIALESAYGAAQAGQTTDALNLWAQANELAERGPITTHWPDHAGPLTPDQLHRYALCIHHLLGDTRSALHHASQVAVRAMPTAERRARYRHDSAKLAQDLGDLPRALALLREHEAEAPQDARRSSLRRMVSGMLATSPSLPGLRKHATLVGAA; encoded by the coding sequence ATGACGCTCAGCAGCAGTGGGTCCGTTGGTGCGGTCGTCAGAGCGGCCCGGACCATGGCGAACCTGACACAGCAACAGCTCGGTGAGTTGTGTGCCATCGCCCAGAGTGGCATCTCCCGTATTGAGCGCGGCCAGCACGTACCCGACGCAGCGGAGCGGCGGGCCTTGGCAAAGGCTCTGAAACTCAACGTGCCCCTGCTCGGCCTGAGCACCGGGGACGACGGTGACACCAGTGAGGTCGACATGCTCAGGCGCGATCTGATAACAGCAACCGGCGCAATCGGACTGGCCTCGGTTCTTCCAGGAGCCCCATCCCCGACTGCGGCTCCAGTGCCCTGGGACGCAGTCCTTCTTCGGCAACCCCACCCAGGGCGCCCCCTGACTGCCCCGCAGATCCGTACTGCCTTGGCCACTGTCGTGGGGTACTACGCTGACGCCCATTACGCCGAAGCCGCCGACGCAATTCCCACTGCGGTCGCGGCCGCAGACCGCAACGCCCATGACCACGGTGGGCGCGGAGCTGCCGCGCTCCTTACCCGCGCCTACGTGCTGGCCACCGCCGTGGCCGTCAAAGAGCGCGGAGACCTCGCCATGATCACGGCAGACCGCGCTGTGCAGGCAGCCCGCCTCTCACAGGACCCTCTCGCCGCCGCGATGGCCGCCAGGGCCCAGACCGTCGTCCTGCGCCAGCGGGGTCACCACACCCAGGCACGCCAGGTCGCGGACAACGCCTTGAACGACCTCGTCAGCGAGCCAACTGCCCGGCCTGTCATCGCCCACATCGCGCTCGAATCGGCCTACGGGGCCGCCCAGGCCGGACAGACCACAGACGCCTTGAACCTCTGGGCACAAGCGAACGAACTCGCCGAACGAGGGCCAATCACCACCCACTGGCCCGACCACGCGGGTCCCCTCACCCCCGACCAACTACACCGCTATGCCCTGTGCATCCACCACCTCCTCGGCGACACACGGTCGGCACTGCACCATGCGAGTCAGGTCGCAGTTCGAGCAATGCCGACCGCCGAGCGGCGCGCCCGTTACCGGCACGACAGCGCCAAACTCGCCCAGGACCTGGGCGACCTCCCGCGGGCTCTGGCCCTGCTGCGGGAGCACGAAGCCGAAGCGCCACAGGATGCCCGGCGGAGTTCTCTGCGCCGCATGGTTTCAGGGATGCTCGCGACCAGTCCGTCGCTGCCCGGACTTCGCAAACACGCCACGCTCGTCGGCGCGGCCTGA
- a CDS encoding DUF6302 family protein, which produces MNDHLDQQLDRDRTALAGRLAVPELLDGAFALVLNEGQCPGWAGLFVPVGGLRVCGYLWVPGQLVLDVLDSLQRLAPGEFPNIRRHQPFRTGGEPFARIEWGAEPPCEAAAAGFMLGYHPDGVRMFAAERPYGVAAPATESRS; this is translated from the coding sequence GTGAACGACCATCTCGACCAGCAACTCGACCGGGACCGGACCGCGCTCGCCGGGCGACTGGCCGTCCCCGAGCTTCTGGACGGAGCCTTCGCCCTGGTCCTGAATGAGGGGCAGTGCCCGGGGTGGGCGGGCTTGTTCGTGCCGGTCGGCGGACTGCGCGTCTGCGGCTATCTATGGGTGCCCGGACAGCTGGTGCTCGACGTGCTGGATTCCCTCCAGCGTCTGGCCCCCGGCGAGTTCCCGAACATTCGCAGGCATCAGCCGTTCCGCACGGGAGGGGAGCCCTTCGCCCGGATCGAGTGGGGCGCCGAGCCTCCCTGCGAGGCGGCGGCAGCGGGCTTCATGCTCGGCTATCACCCCGACGGTGTGCGGATGTTCGCGGCTGAGCGCCCGTACGGGGTCGCGGCACCAGCGACGGAGAGCCGGTCATGA
- a CDS encoding helix-turn-helix transcriptional regulator, whose protein sequence is MTAAPLASRTLPPPVVDLLRLTARGIHLSTAVRILGQHPEQARLRLERAARACGVTGNAALAYVACEAGLLPEPNPRQPPKHLRLTERERDVLPHLAAGVTSEDIALRLNCPPAEVRHTRCGLCSAFMAANSTHFVTVARATGLPRTPYRQESAP, encoded by the coding sequence ATGACCGCCGCACCTCTCGCCAGCCGGACGCTGCCGCCCCCCGTCGTGGACCTGCTCCGCCTCACCGCACGCGGCATCCACCTCAGCACCGCCGTCCGCATCCTCGGCCAGCACCCCGAGCAGGCCCGGCTCAGGCTGGAGCGTGCCGCGCGGGCCTGCGGTGTCACCGGCAACGCCGCGCTCGCCTACGTCGCCTGCGAAGCCGGACTCCTGCCGGAGCCCAATCCCCGCCAGCCCCCGAAGCATCTGCGCCTGACAGAGCGCGAGCGTGACGTGCTGCCGCACCTGGCCGCCGGAGTCACGTCCGAGGACATCGCCCTGCGCCTGAACTGTCCCCCGGCGGAGGTCCGTCACACCCGCTGCGGACTGTGCAGCGCGTTCATGGCCGCCAACAGCACGCACTTCGTGACCGTGGCCCGCGCTACCGGCCTGCCCCGCACCCCCTACCGGCAGGAGTCGGCCCCATGA
- a CDS encoding class I SAM-dependent methyltransferase codes for MSRTETVRLSPEDWDEQHSRAAACPVNPGELELFRELTGFRAGDRVADLGCGTGEWTHVLADAGAEVTGFDFSPYALVMAHRDRSGRYAEWDIEAAPLPRDLRPGSMDIVTFRDSLQWLPVYRLLHDVHRVLRPGGALHIQDNPRTNPPSAQGPDETRDVRFGQRLAATDVTAVRTLQGWRTPRLVRTGDAVTLVLHRD; via the coding sequence ATGAGCCGGACGGAGACCGTACGGCTGTCGCCGGAGGACTGGGACGAGCAGCACAGCCGGGCCGCCGCCTGTCCTGTGAACCCTGGTGAGCTGGAACTCTTCCGGGAGCTGACCGGGTTCCGGGCCGGGGACAGGGTGGCAGATCTGGGCTGCGGCACGGGTGAGTGGACGCATGTCCTCGCTGACGCGGGCGCCGAGGTGACCGGGTTCGACTTCTCGCCGTACGCGCTGGTCATGGCCCACCGTGACCGGTCCGGCCGCTACGCCGAATGGGACATCGAAGCGGCCCCGTTGCCCCGCGACCTGCGTCCGGGGTCAATGGATATCGTCACGTTCCGGGACTCCCTCCAGTGGCTGCCTGTCTACCGGCTGCTGCATGACGTGCACCGCGTACTGCGGCCCGGCGGCGCCCTCCACATCCAGGACAACCCGCGCACGAACCCTCCGTCCGCACAGGGTCCCGACGAAACCCGCGATGTGCGGTTCGGACAGCGCCTCGCCGCCACGGACGTGACCGCCGTGCGGACCCTCCAGGGCTGGCGGACCCCGCGCCTGGTGCGAACCGGGGATGCCGTCACCCTTGTTCTGCATCGCGACTGA
- a CDS encoding Thoeris anti-defense Tad2 family protein produces MEFSEALRAMKLGACITRTSWIEPGKYVYWLPAATVRTPDGLIRDFVGHAVFVRPHKGDSGVAEPWLPSFDALAGDDWAVVDVKLS; encoded by the coding sequence ATGGAGTTCTCCGAGGCGCTGCGCGCGATGAAGTTGGGTGCCTGCATCACCCGGACGAGTTGGATAGAGCCAGGCAAGTACGTCTACTGGCTACCGGCTGCGACCGTCCGGACGCCGGACGGACTCATCCGGGACTTCGTCGGGCACGCCGTGTTCGTGCGGCCCCATAAAGGAGACAGTGGAGTCGCCGAGCCGTGGCTGCCCAGCTTCGATGCGCTGGCCGGAGATGACTGGGCCGTGGTGGATGTCAAGCTTTCCTAA
- a CDS encoding TauD/TfdA family dioxygenase, which translates to MFIEIPSELEAALTDHPLPPWTLDGSFLAESTMEEYQARLAASPKFEETASALRHALTGDAGGYAVLRLGNLARALGTGDRFRRLATAFAAEVAVPFSPFPRWPLWKDIGVKADKDPGRSSGIGYNAFHMDLVNATRPPDCTTLLCVRPDPLGGGASILSDAHAAVARLPERSRALLTETAYHYGTFFDLHGVGEEYRPFPVLDSSGPGEGFVRFTAKMLERSPLGRSHADAARELAEELVRGQVSFTLQSGDYLIVDQRRFLHGREALHSGQETVPVDGRRLLLQLFLRAGTGADAGRVVDRRHR; encoded by the coding sequence GTGTTCATCGAGATCCCGAGCGAACTCGAAGCCGCTCTGACCGACCATCCCCTCCCGCCCTGGACTCTCGACGGTTCATTCCTGGCGGAATCCACCATGGAGGAGTACCAGGCCAGGCTGGCGGCCTCCCCGAAGTTCGAGGAGACCGCCTCGGCGCTGCGCCACGCCCTGACCGGGGATGCCGGCGGATACGCCGTTCTGCGCCTGGGGAACCTCGCCAGGGCCCTGGGGACCGGTGACAGGTTCCGGCGTCTGGCGACGGCCTTCGCGGCCGAGGTGGCGGTCCCCTTCTCGCCCTTCCCCCGGTGGCCCCTGTGGAAGGACATCGGGGTCAAGGCCGACAAGGACCCCGGCCGCTCCAGCGGCATCGGGTACAACGCCTTCCACATGGACCTGGTGAACGCGACCCGGCCCCCGGACTGCACCACGCTCCTGTGCGTCCGCCCCGACCCGCTGGGCGGCGGTGCCAGCATCCTCTCCGACGCCCACGCGGCGGTCGCGCGGCTCCCCGAGCGCAGCCGGGCCCTCCTGACGGAGACGGCTTACCACTACGGGACCTTCTTCGACCTCCACGGCGTCGGTGAGGAGTACAGGCCGTTCCCGGTCCTGGACAGCTCCGGCCCGGGTGAGGGGTTCGTCCGGTTCACCGCCAAGATGCTGGAGCGGTCCCCGCTCGGCCGGTCACACGCCGACGCCGCCCGGGAACTCGCCGAGGAGCTCGTCCGTGGTCAGGTCTCCTTCACGCTCCAGTCAGGGGACTATCTCATCGTGGACCAGCGCCGCTTCCTGCACGGCCGGGAGGCGCTCCACAGCGGTCAGGAGACCGTCCCCGTCGACGGCAGGCGGCTGCTCCTCCAGCTGTTCCTGCGTGCCGGCACCGGCGCCGACGCGGGCCGCGTAGTCGACCGACGGCACCGGTGA
- a CDS encoding helix-turn-helix transcriptional regulator, producing MHDDHNGDSTDALIPRRPPRPDSAPHLTPRQYQVLQRLAAGATIMEITQEFHITLGTASTHINGARDALGITRTLRYQGYGLLVHTAYTKNVLPKPRPCRPIALTPQQRALGSYVAQGLTAAQTAELLGTMSASMVRNHLRVLIGTVQSRNRWGMVTRLHQLGVLGEQDITHHLNPETGTDGVPVSRRAVTRNDAPPQARHLLTALAHGLPMPAAAEDAGLSALHAQQHLEPLKVQFGLASLPALVFAAYHCGLLDWPSADTALPLLPQPEAGLLTLITLGMDADDMADQLRAPVDDIQNTARSLIRTLNANSPATSSPRHAGPD from the coding sequence GTGCACGACGACCACAACGGCGACAGCACTGACGCGCTGATTCCCCGCCGTCCTCCACGCCCCGACAGCGCCCCCCACCTCACTCCCCGCCAGTATCAAGTCCTCCAACGTCTGGCCGCGGGCGCGACGATCATGGAGATCACCCAGGAGTTCCACATCACGCTGGGCACGGCGTCCACCCACATCAACGGGGCACGCGACGCACTCGGCATCACCCGTACCCTCCGCTACCAGGGATACGGCCTCCTGGTCCACACCGCCTATACAAAGAACGTCCTGCCAAAGCCCCGGCCCTGCCGCCCCATCGCGCTCACCCCGCAGCAACGCGCGCTCGGGTCCTACGTCGCCCAGGGCCTGACCGCCGCCCAGACCGCCGAGCTGCTGGGCACCATGTCGGCGAGCATGGTCCGCAATCACCTACGCGTCCTCATCGGCACCGTGCAGTCCCGCAACCGCTGGGGAATGGTCACCCGTCTCCACCAACTAGGCGTTCTCGGCGAACAGGACATCACCCACCACCTGAACCCCGAAACGGGGACCGATGGCGTGCCGGTCTCCCGACGAGCCGTCACCAGGAACGACGCCCCGCCACAGGCGCGGCATCTGCTGACCGCCCTCGCCCACGGACTTCCCATGCCCGCAGCCGCTGAGGACGCGGGGCTGTCCGCACTCCACGCACAACAGCACCTCGAGCCCCTGAAGGTCCAGTTCGGCCTCGCCTCCCTTCCGGCTCTGGTCTTCGCCGCCTACCACTGCGGCCTTCTCGACTGGCCGTCCGCCGACACAGCCCTGCCCTTGCTCCCGCAGCCTGAGGCCGGTCTTCTCACGCTGATCACCCTCGGCATGGACGCCGACGACATGGCCGACCAGCTACGCGCCCCCGTCGACGACATCCAGAACACGGCCCGCTCCCTGATACGGACCCTCAACGCCAACTCCCCGGCCACCTCGTCACCCAGGCATGCCGGACCGGACTGA
- a CDS encoding glycosyltransferase family 2 protein: MPLVSVVMPVYNSAATLSAAVRSVLTQTHSDLELLVTDDQSSDGSMDLLREFAGHDERVLPQQAPERGGAGRARNRSINRARGDYVAFLDSDDMWLPAKLEKQLAFAAEGDAPLTFTSYFKMDADHEGESTDWVPNGRVVRAREHVDYRAMLRRDHIGALTAMYDRNVLGTRLMPEMRKRQDYALWLSIMRDGADARGLAEPLAVYRAHQAGSLSSNKMSLVKYNWELYREHEHLSVARSTRALAGAVWQSLRNSRI; this comes from the coding sequence GTGCCCTTGGTGTCTGTCGTGATGCCCGTGTACAACTCGGCAGCGACATTGAGCGCAGCGGTCCGGTCGGTGCTCACACAGACCCACAGCGACCTGGAGCTGCTGGTCACCGACGACCAGTCCTCCGACGGCTCCATGGACCTGCTCCGCGAGTTCGCCGGGCACGACGAGCGCGTCCTGCCGCAGCAGGCACCCGAACGGGGCGGAGCGGGCCGGGCCCGCAACCGCTCGATCAACAGGGCCCGCGGGGACTACGTCGCCTTTCTCGACTCCGACGACATGTGGCTCCCCGCGAAGCTGGAGAAGCAGCTCGCCTTCGCTGCGGAGGGCGATGCGCCATTGACGTTCACCTCGTACTTCAAGATGGACGCCGACCATGAAGGCGAAAGCACCGACTGGGTTCCGAACGGGCGGGTGGTCCGTGCACGGGAGCACGTGGACTACCGCGCGATGCTGCGCCGGGACCACATCGGTGCCTTGACGGCCATGTACGACCGCAATGTCCTGGGCACGAGGCTGATGCCGGAGATGCGCAAGCGCCAGGACTACGCCCTCTGGCTGTCGATCATGCGGGACGGAGCCGACGCCCGGGGCCTGGCCGAGCCGCTGGCGGTGTACAGGGCCCACCAGGCGGGATCGCTGTCCTCCAACAAGATGTCCTTGGTCAAGTACAACTGGGAGCTGTACCGCGAACACGAGCATCTGTCGGTCGCGCGGTCGACGCGGGCACTGGCCGGCGCGGTATGGCAGTCGCTGCGCAACTCGCGCATCTGA
- a CDS encoding tetratricopeptide repeat protein — MPENRTPNLLLAAVIDEVGITYHALACEIRAVAAEAGQRLGTAPSTISAWVAGAAPAGRTALYIAEALSRKARRTVTLTEIGLRCAGTGETMAANPLVTAAEYGRAVLLRRREFLDSAFTQAAAALPVAYDHEAAARTLAAARTQGRVGASEVTAVRQLTEHFRTVDDRLGGGHGLTTVTAYLTDTVNPMLRARFPSETLRRDAFAAAAQLACLTGWKLHDLGRDGASQKFYHLAYQLACEADPHGLAAWMMRALTHQALDLNQPGSSAELAEEAGRRASGHVDRQTEALLLVTCARAHGTAGETGRAARALLAAEDAAADTRDPVSPYAAGSGPVAATVASHTAKTLTAMNDHPAAERHYRTALAGRAPGRYQRGHGLTLINLGRSVAAQHRYEESVTLWGRALDVMDGVISHRGRQEIKTIRSAAAGYQQRGVTGAGHLRRQATVLLRATA; from the coding sequence ATGCCCGAAAACCGGACACCGAACCTGCTCCTGGCGGCCGTGATCGACGAAGTCGGCATCACCTACCACGCGCTGGCCTGCGAGATACGCGCCGTCGCCGCGGAGGCTGGGCAGCGGCTGGGCACCGCACCGTCGACCATCTCTGCCTGGGTCGCCGGCGCGGCACCGGCCGGCCGGACCGCTCTCTACATCGCCGAGGCCCTCAGCCGAAAGGCCCGACGGACGGTGACGCTCACCGAGATCGGATTACGCTGCGCGGGCACCGGAGAAACCATGGCCGCCAACCCGCTGGTCACCGCCGCCGAATACGGGAGAGCCGTCTTGCTCCGCCGCAGGGAATTCCTCGACTCCGCCTTCACCCAGGCGGCCGCCGCACTCCCCGTGGCCTACGACCACGAGGCCGCCGCCCGCACACTCGCTGCGGCCCGCACCCAGGGACGCGTCGGCGCCAGCGAGGTCACCGCCGTCCGGCAGCTGACCGAACACTTCCGCACCGTCGATGACCGCCTCGGCGGCGGCCACGGCCTCACCACCGTCACCGCCTACCTCACCGACACCGTCAACCCGATGCTCCGCGCCCGCTTCCCCTCGGAGACCCTGCGCCGGGACGCCTTCGCCGCCGCCGCCCAACTGGCCTGCCTCACCGGCTGGAAACTCCACGACCTCGGCCGCGACGGCGCGAGCCAGAAGTTCTACCACCTCGCCTACCAACTGGCCTGCGAGGCCGACCCGCACGGCCTGGCGGCCTGGATGATGCGAGCCCTCACCCACCAGGCCCTTGACCTCAACCAGCCCGGCTCCTCCGCCGAACTGGCGGAGGAAGCAGGACGCCGCGCCAGCGGACATGTCGACCGGCAGACCGAAGCACTGCTCCTCGTCACCTGCGCCCGCGCCCACGGCACCGCGGGCGAGACCGGCAGAGCCGCCCGCGCACTGCTCGCCGCCGAAGACGCCGCCGCCGACACCCGGGACCCCGTATCCCCGTACGCCGCAGGATCCGGACCGGTCGCGGCCACCGTCGCCTCGCACACCGCCAAGACACTCACCGCGATGAACGACCACCCCGCAGCCGAACGCCACTACCGCACCGCCCTGGCCGGACGCGCCCCGGGCAGATACCAGCGCGGACACGGACTCACCCTCATCAACCTGGGACGCTCGGTAGCGGCCCAGCACCGCTACGAGGAGTCCGTCACCCTGTGGGGCCGTGCCCTCGACGTCATGGACGGTGTCATCTCCCACCGCGGCCGCCAGGAGATCAAGACCATCCGCTCCGCAGCCGCCGGCTACCAGCAGCGCGGCGTGACCGGCGCCGGACACCTGCGCCGACAGGCCACCGTTCTCCTGCGAGCTACCGCATGA